In Vitis vinifera cultivar Pinot Noir 40024 chromosome 4, ASM3070453v1, the genomic window agttatattttctGAAGTTATAATAAATTCTAAGCTTTTCCTTACCTCCCTTGAAAGTGCatgattttctttgcaatctcCATTTCTTAGTCAGTTCAAgtgcataaatttaaattttcaattactgATTGCTGAATCCAGCCAGAGCCATCTTTAGATCTACTTTGTTTGTCATTGGCATTTTCTATATAGCGAGAAACGTAGATTGAATCGGCGATATCAGAAAATGTTATTGATCAGTGAGTTACTGAGAGTGTTCTGTGGTATTCTTGATGAGTTATTTTGAAAGTAATCTTGAATGCTTCATTAGATATACTAGGTTGTGGCTATTTGTTTTGCTTGTGAAAAAGCTTTTGCTATGTGTTGGCAGTATAGAGTTTTCTATGACCCAGATAGTAGTGGACTTATGTCCTGATAAGTATTATTTCTTCCATCCTTCATTGTGTCTTCCTGGtattccccattttttttttatcatgtccCTTGGTTTAATTTTTGGATTCAATGTGAAATGTaagacaattttaaaaacattatttaaaatttgaaaaattatttatagtattgaaaaattacttgtaTTGTTTTACGGAAAAAATACTTGATagatgattattttaaaaaacacttttaagggaaacgattttaataaaaacagtgtcaaacatatttttagagTATATTTGAtggtaattttagaaagtgtttctaatgtttttaatatttgaaaaaattttaagtattaaaaatagtataaataCTTTGTAAAATCACTAACAAACACATTTTTTAGAGTGCTTGATAGTATTTctactcaaaatattttttttataaaaaaaaacactataaatgattttttagattttaaaatgtattttctaaattttgttaaatattttttttaaaatatttttttaaattaaaagtattttttagaactattatgAAATGGACTCttagattatatttgataatttgaaGTGGTTTTAATGAAAGTATTTTCTCTAAGAAGTTAATCTATCTATTTttcatataagataaaaataaattcttaaaagttaattaaagtttaaatactattagttaaataataaaatttttattatttattttatatataataaaatacaaaaaaaaaagaagaaaaaaaaccaaaaaatgaaaataaagattgGGATGTGAATGAGCTTTGGGAAGATGAGGTTAAGAAAAAgtatattttaagaataaaggaaggataataataataaatttgatatatatacatatttaattTGTGCCATTAAATTCCTAATTCCACCATTTTAAAAGTAACtcttatgtttttagttaatctttatttagttttttattttgtcttttctaataatagtaataattatcattatcattaattattgtcttaaataaaaaaagaaaaaaaaatataaaaaggaaaaactattggtttaaaatgtaaaatatttttgaaaaaaagagaaagaaatcgATAACCCATGAATCATGGgagataaaaatatgaaaattacaaaaatatatacaaataaaatgaaaatatgacaataaaaaataaataaaaatagaaggatATTATGGTAATTTGTGATAAATGAGGAGGGCATTTTGGTCATTTAAGTAAAAGACCACCATGACTATAAGGGTTCATAGGAACAAGCTGCAAAGTCCTCAACAAACAGTAGCCATTTATCTCCTGCTGATTCTGCACaacctctctttctctctctatctctatgagaagactttctctctctagaaccAAATCAACAACCAACCCCTCcaagaagaaacaaagaaacaacacaaccttctctctctctctcccttgggtttattttttctctctctaaaatggCCCAGCTGGACCAAAATTTATGTAGAATAgaggagaaaaacaaaaaaaaggaaagatggAAAGATAGGAGAGAAGGAAAGATATGTGTCTTCAAATGTCCTCCAACCACTGCTATTCTACACCGCATCTTCCCACAAATACCCCTTCTTCTTCACTACTCTCCTCCCAATCTTTATGGGCCTTTTGGGCTTCTCACTTTCTCCATGTCTTTCAGAAACAAAAACTACATACACAGACGCGACCCTCGCTCCttctactttctctctctataatTACATCCCCCTTTtgttctctctccctctctcttcaATCCCAATCCTTATCCACGTATTGGGTTTGCGGTTGTTTCTTCTTTGCTTTATTTCCAAGTTTTGTTTGTGGGTTTAATGGATTCTCACCCACTCTCTCTCTCGTCTTTCTGTTCCTATATTTGATCTGGGTCTCCGTTTTCTGGGCTTAATCTGGGTTTTCTGTTATTGGGGATGCAAGtttgaggaagaagatgaagagggTTCCTTTGGCTTCTCGGCAATCTCGTGCTCTTGGCGATGAAATTAGGGTTGGGTTCAAACATCAAAGTCTATTGCAGGATTACTTGGAATTACAAAAGGTGagggcttttatttatttatttttttttgtgggtttgcttttcttctcttttaatcGAAGATCTAGGGTTTCGAATTTCGTGTTTGTTGATTTtttcttggattgttttttttttttttgtttaatgtttCTGTGAAACCCCATTTAGCTAATCTttctttgatttgattttatgcCCTTGGCATGTATTGATTTTATAGTAGTTAAAGGTTTTCTGACAAAAAAACTCAGAAAATTACCTTCTGTTTGGCTGGTGAGAAAActtgggaaaaaaatgaaactagaaAATGGAATTCCGTTTAcgttttgaaattcaaaattatacTTTATTTTTCTGTATTTTTCCTACTTTCTCACGAccaataaaaagaatataaggtttttgatatttgatgaggttttgattaatttgatcATCCTCCATTGGTCTTCAATTGGGTTTTATGCCAATCTTCTTATAGGAATTTGTGGCAAAGAAGAGGAAACTACTGGCAGCAAATCAGAAGAGAGAAACCCTTTTGGCTGAAGTTCGGTAATGTCTTTTTTCTGGATCTTAAATTTGAATGTAATCGGTTTATTTTCTGTATTGCTttgtttggttactgagaaaatTTAGAGAAGACAAAAAAATGAGCTAGAAAGTTGCCTTTATTTGATATGttagaaagcaaaagaaaagctACTTTGAAATCGAACAGTGGTTCATAGAAAATTTACGAATTGGAGACTGTTTGTTTACTCTGAATTTCAGATTCTTGAGAGGAAGGTATAGGTATCTATCAAAAATCCAATCTCCACCACCCAAACCAGAGCCACTGCAAAATCCAGACATTCAAAGCAAAAAGCTTCCAAAGCAGAAGAACCCTCATGTCAATGGAGTTGATGTAAAGAGCAAAAAGATTGCAAAGACAAGGAATCCTAGTGCCAATGGAGCTGTTCTGAAAAGGCCA contains:
- the LOC100266275 gene encoding uncharacterized protein LOC100266275 encodes the protein MKRVPLASRQSRALGDEIRVGFKHQSLLQDYLELQKEFVAKKRKLLAANQKRETLLAEVRFLRGRYRYLSKIQSPPPKPEPLQNPDIQSKKLPKQKNPHVNGVDVKSKKIAKTRNPSANGAVLKRPPPPAGLILGGERMGEEAVLEPPRVRGKPKNCLINDKKGKKKISWQDPVALKV